From Camarhynchus parvulus unplaced genomic scaffold, STF_HiC, whole genome shotgun sequence, the proteins below share one genomic window:
- the LOC115916401 gene encoding forkhead box protein P3-like codes for MSPDVPNAILESPQRQRPLAEIYHWFSRRFGFFRHNTRTWKNAVRHNLSLHKCFVRVEAARGAVWTVDEAEFRRKRGQRYPRDCELKYFMAPRS; via the exons atgtccccagatgtccccaat GCCATCCTGGAGTCGCCGCAGCggcagcgccccctggcggaGATTTACCATTGGTTCAGCCGCAGGTTCGGCTTCTTCCGCCACAACACGCGCACCTGGAAg AACGCCGTGCGTCACAACCTGAGCCTGCACAAATGCTTCGTGCGGGTCGAGGCCGCCCGTGGCGCTGTCTGGACCGTGGACGAGGCTGAATTCCGGCGTAAACGGGGCCAGCGTTACCCCAG GGACTGCGAGCTCAAGTATTTCATGGCACCCCGGAGCTga